The Candidatus Thermoplasmatota archaeon genome includes the window TGGACCTGCGCGAGCCCGGCGAGCGAGCGCAGCACGGGACCATTCCCGGCGCGCTTGCCGCCCCCCGCGGCATGCTCGAGTTCTACGCCGATCCTTCGACCCCGTACCATCGCAAGGAGCTCGATCCGGGCCGCCGCGTCTTGCTGTACTGCGCCTCGGGAGGCCGCTCGGCGCTGGCCGGCGCGGCGCTTCGCCAGATGGGATTCGCGCGCGTCGCGCATCTCGACGGCGGCTTCAAGGCGTGGAAGGAAGCGGGCTTTGAGGTCGCGCCCGCTCAAGAGTGACGGATCTGCGGATCCGTGATGCTCGTTCCAAGCCTCATCGCGATCGCGCCGGTGCTCGTCGCGGCGACGTTTGCGGCGCGTTCGATCGTCGTTTGCGCGCGACCCCGCGCAGCGCCGCGTCCTTCGGCCGCCTGCGCGGGAAGCTTGGCGTGGCCCGGGGGACGCGCGCGCGATGGAGGCTGACGACGCCCCGCGTTGCCGTCCTTCAACGATCGTGAGGACCCGCGTGGAAAAGGCTTTTGGCGAGGCGGCGGATCGGATCCGATGGACCCGCTGGACGTTTCGATCGTGCGCGCCATGGGCCTTCGGCCCTACGAGCGAACCCCCAAACCGCTCGACGCCTTGACCCCCGCGCGCATCGCGCGATCGATCGGGGCCAGCCTCAACACCGTGAAAGAACGCATCGCGCGCATGAACGAGTCGGGCGTGCTTGCAGGCTACAACGCCTTCGTCAACCTGCGCCATCTGGGATTGCGCGCGGAGGCCTACCATCTGCGCTTTGCAAACGACGCGGCCAAGGACGCCGCGCTTGCCGAGCTCCTGCGCGTCG containing:
- a CDS encoding rhodanese-like domain-containing protein; protein product: MKELVSQARSTIDNLSAAELARELERPDAVLVDLREPGERAQHGTIPGALAAPRGMLEFYADPSTPYHRKELDPGRRVLLYCASGGRSALAGAALRQMGFARVAHLDGGFKAWKEAGFEVAPAQE